The following are encoded in a window of Lynx canadensis isolate LIC74 chromosome B1, mLynCan4.pri.v2, whole genome shotgun sequence genomic DNA:
- the NAP1L5 gene encoding nucleosome assembly protein 1-like 5 has product MADSENQGPAEASQAAAAAAAAAAAEAAAAEEVMAEGGAQGGDSDSAAGDSDSAAGQTAEEPQTPAENAPKPKNDFIESLPNSVKCRVLALKKLQKRCDKIEAKFDKEFQALEKKYNDIYKPLLAKIQELTGEMEGCAWTLEGEEEDDDEEEYEDEEEGEEEEEEEEEAAAEAAAEAAAAKDEGPHSAVSDDAKK; this is encoded by the coding sequence ATGGCCGACTCGGAAAACCAGGGACCTGCGGAGGCAAGccaggcggcggcggcagcggcggcggcagcggcagcggagGCGGCCGCAGCGGAGGAGGTAATGGCGGAAGGCGGTGCGCAGGGGGGAGACTCTGACAGCGCGGCTGGCGACTCCGACAGCGCGGCTGGTCAGACGGCCGAGGAGCCCCAGACCCCAGCAGAGAATGCACCAAAGCCGAAAAATGACTTTATCGAGAGCCTGCCTAATTCGGTGAAATGCCGAGTCCTGGCCCTTAAAAAGCTGCAGAAACGATGCGATAAGATAGAAGCCAAATTTGATAAGGAATTTCAGGCTCTGGAAAAAAAGTATAACGACATCTATAAGCCCCTACTTGCCAAGATCCAAGAGCTCACTGGTGAGATGGAGGGATGTGCATGGACCttagaaggggaggaggaggacgacgacgaggAAGAGTacgaggatgaggaggagggggaagaggaggaggaggaggaggaggaagctgcGGCAGAGGCTGCTGCGGAGGCGGCCGCTGCCAAAGATGAGGGTCCCCATTCTGCGGTGTCTGATGACGCCAAGAAATAA